CCGGCCTGTCCGTGCCGGCCATGCTGCAGGCGCTGGCCGATGCCGGGCTGGGCGTGGAGGCGGTGGACTGGTTGCTGCTGACCCACGTGCACCTGGACCACGCCGGTGGCGCCGGCCTGCTGATGCAGCAGCTGCCGAACGCGAAAGCCGTACTGCACCCGCGCGGCGCGCCGCACATGATCGACCCGACCCGGCTGATTGCCGGTGCCACTGCGGTCTACGGCGCCGAGGAAATCGCACGCAGCTACGGCCGCATCGAAGCGATTCCCGAGGCCCGCGTGGTGGTGGCCGAAGACGGCCACCGCATCGACCTGGCCGGCCGTGAACTGCTGTTGCTGCACACGCCGGGGCATGCGCTGCACCACTACTGCGTGTGGGATGCGCGCAGCCGCAGCTGGTTCACCGGCGATACCTTCGGCATCTCCTACCGCGAGCTGGACAGTGCGCAGGGTGCCTTCATCTTTCCCACGTCCTCGCCGGTGCAGTTCGATCCGGAGGCGATGAAGGCGTCGATCCAGCGCATGCTGGGCTACGGCCCGCAGGCGATGTACCTCACTCACTATGGCCGCGTGCAGCAGGTGCAGAAGCTGGCCGACGACCTGTTCGAGCAGATCGATGCGATGGCGACGATCGGCCGCCAGTGCGATGGGCGCCCGGACCGCCACCGTTGCCTGCTGGCCGCGCTGCAGGCGCTGTACCTGGAGCGTGCGCAGCAGCATGGCTGCGCGCTGGATCAGGCCGCGGTAGCCGAGGTGCTGGCGATGGACATCGAGCTGAACGCGCAGGGCCTGGCCTGCTGGCTGGACCGCGCATCCCGCTGACCCGTAGGCCTGCGCGGCGGTGTCACGACCACGTTACACTCTGGTGACTCCCCTTCCTGCCGTGGTATTGCCGTGAATCCGATGCGTGTGTTGCTGCTGTCGTCCTGCCTCTTCGTCGGGGGCCTGGCCCATGCGGCCAACGACCTGCCCGGTGGCGGCATCGATCCGCAGGCACTGTCGCGTCACGTGCAGGTGCTGGCGTCCGACGAATTCGAAGGCCGCGCACCGGCCAGCGAGGGCGAAGAGCGCACCGTGCAGTATCTGATCGAGCAGTTCCGCAGCTACGGCCTGCAGCCCGGCGGCCCCGATGGCAGCTGGGTGCAGCAGGTGCCGCTGGTGCGCGCGCAGCTGGACGGCCCGGCCAAGGCCAGCCTGCAGCTGAAGAAGGGCAAGCGCACGCTGGCCAATGGCGTGGACGTGACCCTGCAGAGCCTGCAGCCGCGCAAGCGCGTGCAGATCAACAACGCACCGCTGGTGTTCGTCGGCTATGGCATCGACGCACCGGAACGCCACTGGAACGATTACAAGGACGTGGATCTGCACGGCAAGATTGCCGTGGTGCTGATCAACGACGCCGACTTCGAAGCCGATGCGCCGGGTGCGTTCGACGGCAAGGCGGTGACCTACTACGGCCGCTG
This genomic stretch from Stenotrophomonas sp. SAU14A_NAIMI4_5 harbors:
- a CDS encoding MBL fold metallo-hydrolase; its protein translation is MTADPSIHTIDTGFQRPDFDAAYLIVENGRAAFVDCGTGLSVPAMLQALADAGLGVEAVDWLLLTHVHLDHAGGAGLLMQQLPNAKAVLHPRGAPHMIDPTRLIAGATAVYGAEEIARSYGRIEAIPEARVVVAEDGHRIDLAGRELLLLHTPGHALHHYCVWDARSRSWFTGDTFGISYRELDSAQGAFIFPTSSPVQFDPEAMKASIQRMLGYGPQAMYLTHYGRVQQVQKLADDLFEQIDAMATIGRQCDGRPDRHRCLLAALQALYLERAQQHGCALDQAAVAEVLAMDIELNAQGLACWLDRASR